From the genome of Populus trichocarpa isolate Nisqually-1 chromosome 15, P.trichocarpa_v4.1, whole genome shotgun sequence, one region includes:
- the LOC18105851 gene encoding high-affinity nitrate transporter 3.1, with product MAARALLLASLVLSCFLLPCYGIVLFSSLHRTLVVTASPTSGQVLKGGVDKITVTWGLNQTVAAGTDSTYKTIKVKLCYAPISQVDRGWRKTVDNLKKDRTCQHKIVARPYNPANSTAQSHEWTVERDVPTATYFVRAYAYDADEKVVAYGQTTDAHKTTNLFQVQAISGRHVTMDTCSICFSVFSVVSLFGFFYNEKRKAKRSQ from the exons ATGGCAGCACGTGCTCTTCTCTTGGCATCACTTGTTCTCTCCTGCTTTCTATTGCCTTGCTATGGAATTGTGCTCTTCTCTTCTCTGCATAGGACTCTTGTAGTCACGGCTTCACCAACATCCGGACAAG TATTGAAAGGTGGTGTGGACAAAATCACCGTGACATGGGGGCTGAACCAGACCGTCGCAGCTGGGACTGACTCGACCTACAAGACCATCAAGGTCAAGCTATGCTACGCTCCCATAAGCCAAGTTGACCGTGGGTGGAGGAAAACTGTTGACAATCTAAAAAAGGACAGGACTTGCCAGCATAAGATCGTTGCTAGACCTTACAACCCTGCTAACAGCACCGCCCAGTCCCATGAGTGGACTGTTGAGCGTGACGTGCCCACTGCCACGTACTTCGTTCGAGCCTACGCTTACGACGCAGATGAAAAGGTGGTGGCTTACGGGCAAACAACAGATGCACACAAGACCACCAATCTGTTTCAAGTCCAAGCAATCAGTGGACGCCACGTCACAATGGATACTTGCTCAATATGCTTTAGTGTTTTCTCTGTCGTGTCCTTGTTTGGTTTCTTCTACAATGAGAAGAGAAAGGCAAAGAGGTCTCAGTGA